From one Deltaproteobacteria bacterium genomic stretch:
- a CDS encoding aminotransferase class III-fold pyridoxal phosphate-dependent enzyme yields MLSIVQHAPNFSAQDARKLAAERYGIAGACRELPSERDQNFSVTTGDGKAFVLKIANAVEAYDRLDFQNQVMQRLGRDKKLHAGGRAGCPTVCKTLQGDSITTVDGGKGRRHFVRLLTYLPGTPFALVKPHDARLLADLGRFFGRVDRSLSGYDHPVAHRPFHWDLKQASQVVERLIGSIAEKNRRHLVAGFLKTFQTHTEPLTADLRVGVIHNDGNDYNILVVPDGKWGNRVDGLIDFGDMAHTRTVNELAIVCAYAMLGKHDPLAVAGHIVKGYHEINPLSEAELEALYGLICMRLCMSVCHSAHQFSLEPENAYLRISEKPAWSLLQRLEGIHPRLARYVFRAACGLQPVAHSSRILAWLEERRKEFAPVVEPGLHKPDQLVFDLSVGSAFLGPGQKAGDAVLLADRITAELHRHNAKVGIGRYGEARFIYRTAAYENKTEAMPERRTIHLGIDLYMDAGASVFAFMEGKVHSFHNNAVPLDYGPTIILEHTTGEGPFYTLYGHLSLESLDGLTAGRIIEKGEVFAEVGDTAVNGGWPPHLHFQVITDMLDAAGNFPGVARPSRETVWQSICPDPNVILGIPETCLKFSGRTEKEILAFREAHIGRNLSISYDNPLKIVRGEAQYLFSEDGQVYVDGVNNVSHVGHCHPHVVHAGQRQMAVLNTNTRYLHDNIVEYARRLLTTLPDPLSVCFFVCTGSEANELAFRLARAYTGGKEIISLDGSYHGNTNLLIDVSPYKHDGPGGMGAPGYVKTVVMPDGYRGPHKGMDQATAAAYAAYVKEAVLQIADHGRGGPAFICESILGCGGQVVLPDNYMRLAFEHVRAAGGVCIADEVQVGLGRAGTHFWAFETQGCVPDIVTVGKPIGNGHPMAAVVTTREIADAFYNGMEYFNTFGGNPVSCAIGMAVLDVIQEERLQENALKVGAGLLAGFKNLMRQFSLIGSVRGLGLFIGVELVKDRQSLEPAPGHAAYIVNRMRDHGYLMSTDGPLHNVLKLKPPLVFSEENAAGLLASLEKVLQEDCLQVDG; encoded by the coding sequence ATGTTATCAATCGTACAACACGCACCGAATTTCAGTGCGCAGGATGCCCGGAAGTTAGCCGCCGAACGGTATGGCATCGCGGGCGCCTGCCGGGAACTTCCCAGCGAGCGGGATCAAAATTTCAGCGTTACCACGGGAGACGGGAAGGCCTTCGTTTTGAAGATCGCCAATGCCGTTGAAGCATATGACAGGCTGGATTTTCAGAACCAGGTCATGCAACGATTGGGACGGGACAAAAAGCTACATGCCGGCGGCAGGGCGGGATGCCCGACCGTGTGCAAGACCCTGCAGGGGGATTCCATAACCACGGTCGACGGTGGAAAGGGAAGGCGGCATTTCGTGCGATTGCTCACCTATCTTCCCGGCACGCCTTTCGCCCTGGTAAAGCCGCACGACGCACGTTTGCTGGCTGACCTCGGACGGTTTTTCGGCCGCGTGGACCGTTCCCTTTCGGGATACGATCATCCCGTGGCCCACCGGCCGTTTCACTGGGATTTGAAGCAGGCGTCTCAAGTGGTTGAACGGTTGATCGGCAGCATTGCCGAAAAAAACAGGCGTCACCTGGTGGCCGGTTTTCTCAAAACGTTTCAAACACACACGGAGCCGCTGACGGCGGATTTGCGCGTGGGTGTGATTCACAATGACGGCAACGATTACAATATCCTGGTCGTTCCCGATGGGAAATGGGGAAACCGGGTGGACGGCCTCATCGACTTCGGCGACATGGCGCACACCCGGACGGTGAATGAACTGGCCATCGTGTGTGCGTACGCCATGCTGGGGAAACATGACCCGCTGGCCGTCGCCGGACATATTGTCAAGGGCTACCACGAAATAAACCCGCTGTCGGAAGCGGAACTCGAGGCCCTTTACGGCCTTATATGCATGCGACTTTGCATGAGCGTGTGCCACAGCGCCCACCAGTTCAGCCTGGAACCGGAAAACGCTTACCTGCGCATTTCGGAGAAGCCGGCCTGGTCGCTGCTGCAGCGCCTTGAGGGCATTCATCCACGTTTGGCCCGTTATGTTTTCAGGGCGGCCTGCGGATTGCAGCCGGTGGCTCACAGCAGCCGCATTTTGGCGTGGCTGGAGGAGCGGCGCAAGGAGTTCGCGCCCGTGGTCGAGCCAGGCCTTCACAAGCCGGACCAGCTCGTATTCGATCTCTCCGTGGGCAGCGCCTTTTTGGGGCCGGGGCAGAAAGCCGGTGACGCCGTCCTTCTGGCAGACCGCATAACGGCGGAACTGCACCGCCACAATGCCAAGGTCGGCATAGGCCGCTATGGCGAAGCCCGCTTTATCTATCGCACAGCGGCCTATGAAAACAAAACGGAAGCCATGCCGGAACGGCGAACGATTCATCTGGGCATCGACCTCTACATGGACGCCGGCGCATCTGTCTTTGCATTCATGGAGGGCAAGGTCCACAGTTTTCACAACAATGCCGTGCCGCTGGATTACGGCCCCACCATTATTCTGGAACACACCACGGGAGAAGGCCCCTTTTACACCCTTTACGGGCATTTGAGCTTGGAATCCCTGGACGGATTGACGGCTGGAAGGATCATCGAAAAGGGCGAGGTGTTTGCCGAAGTGGGCGACACTGCGGTGAACGGCGGGTGGCCGCCGCACCTCCACTTTCAGGTCATCACCGACATGCTGGATGCAGCCGGAAACTTCCCCGGGGTGGCCCGGCCCAGCCGGGAAACGGTATGGCAAAGCATCTGCCCGGATCCGAATGTCATCCTGGGAATCCCCGAAACCTGTCTGAAATTCAGCGGGAGGACGGAAAAGGAGATCCTGGCTTTCAGGGAGGCGCACATCGGGCGCAACCTGAGCATTTCCTACGACAATCCGTTGAAAATCGTCAGGGGGGAGGCGCAGTATCTGTTCAGCGAGGACGGTCAGGTCTATGTGGACGGTGTCAACAACGTGAGCCATGTGGGGCACTGCCACCCCCATGTGGTGCATGCCGGGCAGCGGCAAATGGCGGTGTTGAACACCAACACACGCTATCTGCACGACAACATCGTGGAATACGCCCGGCGCCTGCTCACAACGCTCCCGGACCCATTGAGCGTCTGCTTTTTCGTTTGCACCGGCAGCGAGGCCAACGAGCTCGCTTTCCGCCTGGCGAGGGCCTACACCGGCGGGAAAGAGATTATTTCCCTTGACGGTTCCTATCACGGTAACACCAATCTGCTCATAGACGTCAGCCCGTACAAGCATGACGGCCCGGGGGGGATGGGGGCGCCGGGGTATGTGAAAACCGTTGTCATGCCCGACGGCTATCGCGGGCCGCATAAAGGGATGGATCAGGCCACCGCTGCCGCCTACGCCGCCTACGTCAAGGAAGCCGTTCTGCAGATAGCCGATCATGGAAGGGGCGGCCCTGCCTTTATCTGTGAGAGCATACTGGGGTGCGGCGGACAGGTGGTGCTGCCCGACAATTACATGCGGCTGGCCTTTGAGCATGTCCGTGCCGCCGGCGGCGTCTGCATCGCGGACGAGGTGCAGGTCGGCCTCGGTCGCGCCGGCACCCACTTCTGGGCCTTTGAAACACAAGGCTGTGTACCGGACATCGTTACCGTTGGAAAGCCGATCGGCAACGGCCACCCCATGGCGGCCGTCGTGACCACGCGCGAAATCGCGGATGCTTTTTACAACGGGATGGAGTATTTCAACACCTTCGGCGGCAATCCCGTGTCGTGCGCCATCGGCATGGCGGTGCTGGACGTCATCCAAGAGGAGCGGTTGCAGGAAAACGCCCTCAAGGTGGGTGCCGGGCTGCTGGCCGGCTTCAAAAACCTGATGCGCCAATTTTCGCTTATCGGTTCGGTGCGCGGCCTGGGGCTTTTTATCGGGGTGGAATTGGTCAAAGACCGCCAAAGCCTCGAGCCGGCACCCGGACACGCCGCTTACATCGTGAATCGTATGCGGGACCATGGCTATCTGATGAGTACCGACGGCCCGCTGCACAACGTACTCAAACTGAAACCGCCGCTCGTTTTTTCGGAGGAAAATGCAGCAGGCCTGCTGGCGTCGCTGGAGAAGGTGCTGCAGGAGGATTGTTTACAGGTTGACGGCTGA
- a CDS encoding ABC transporter ATP-binding protein, whose protein sequence is MITIQNLAFSYPRKKLFSGLDLELSAGGICGLLGKNGAGKTTLLKLLAGLAFPHHGDILVAGHRPGRRSPALLQDLFLVPEEFSLPAISPLKYQQLFAPFYPHFSADSFAAHLDEFELDARTNMRQCSFGQRKKCFLAFALAASCRLTLLDEPTNGLDIPSKSQFRRALASVFTDDRLFIIATHQVRDLESIIDPVVILDAGRIIFNRTTAEIDRGLEAVLQAAPPSPETTLYSEKTLEGYRVVRENVTGTETRMDLELLFNTVIQNHEKVATLFKRRSAHAS, encoded by the coding sequence GATCACCATCCAAAATCTTGCATTCTCCTACCCCCGAAAAAAACTCTTCTCCGGGCTTGATCTCGAGCTGTCTGCCGGCGGGATCTGCGGATTGTTGGGCAAAAACGGGGCCGGCAAAACCACCCTGCTGAAGCTTTTGGCCGGGCTTGCGTTTCCTCATCACGGGGACATTCTGGTTGCCGGCCACCGGCCGGGCAGGAGGTCGCCGGCCCTGCTTCAGGATCTGTTCCTGGTTCCGGAAGAGTTCAGTCTGCCTGCAATATCGCCGCTGAAATACCAGCAGCTGTTCGCTCCCTTTTACCCCCATTTCAGTGCCGATAGCTTTGCAGCCCACCTCGACGAATTCGAGTTGGACGCCCGCACCAACATGCGACAATGTTCGTTCGGCCAGCGTAAAAAATGCTTCCTGGCATTTGCCCTGGCTGCCAGCTGCCGGCTTACGTTACTGGACGAACCCACCAACGGCCTGGACATTCCTTCCAAGAGCCAGTTTCGCCGGGCCCTGGCCTCTGTCTTCACCGACGACCGCTTGTTCATCATCGCCACCCACCAGGTGCGCGATCTGGAAAGCATCATCGATCCGGTGGTGATCCTGGATGCGGGGCGCATTATCTTCAACCGTACCACGGCCGAAATAGATCGGGGGCTCGAGGCCGTCCTGCAGGCGGCTCCCCCCAGCCCGGAAACGACCCTGTACAGCGAAAAGACCCTGGAAGGATACCGCGTTGTCAGGGAGAACGTAACCGGCACCGAAACCCGTATGGACCTCGAACTGCTTTTCAACACCGTCATCCAAAACCATGAAAAAGTGGCGACCCTATTCAAAAGGAGGTCCGCCCATGCAAGCTAA
- a CDS encoding sugar phosphorylase encodes MKEGARKVKRLLIRIYGDKKGARAFDRIMPLVRAFPRRPRKAGGYFSQKDVVLITYGDTLKRPGEAPLKTLHDFLKTRLKEVVAGIHFLPFFPFSSDDGFAVIDFFSIDPRLGTWDDVAAIGRDFRLMFDYVVNHFSSKSRWFEQYLAGEKGFEEFAIEVDPASDLSTVTRPRSLPLLSAYRKKNGDRVHLWTTFSKDQIDFNFKSLDVLEKMVDVLLFYVAKGASILRLDAIAYLWKEIGTPSIHLPQTHAVVKLFRCILDMTAPDVVLLTETNVPHEENIRYFGKCGDEAQMVYNFTLPPLLLHAFSVGDVSRLAAWAQTLYLEEGNTTFFNFTASHDGIGVRPLEGILTQDEIDRLVALVKAHGGLVSHKQNPDGTESPYELNITYVDAILAGERRLAAQKFLASQAIQYVLPGVPATYIHSLLGSRNWLEGVRKTGMPRTINREKLDMREIAAELSDTDALRAKIFSGYVRLIRTRRGQPAFHPKAAFEVIDAGPHVFAIKRFCREQEIVALTNITRRTLHIPLRQISVQRSSVDLLTGKKHTDGELRLSPYQYVWLTNA; translated from the coding sequence ATGAAAGAAGGTGCTCGGAAGGTAAAGCGGCTGCTCATCCGTATTTACGGGGATAAAAAGGGCGCCAGGGCGTTTGACCGCATCATGCCCCTTGTTCGGGCATTCCCCAGGCGACCCAGAAAGGCCGGCGGTTATTTTTCACAAAAGGACGTGGTGCTGATTACCTATGGCGACACGTTGAAAAGACCGGGGGAGGCGCCCCTCAAAACCCTGCATGACTTTTTGAAGACCCGCCTCAAAGAAGTGGTTGCGGGCATTCACTTTCTTCCCTTTTTCCCCTTTTCATCCGATGACGGCTTTGCGGTTATCGATTTTTTCAGCATCGATCCACGGCTCGGCACCTGGGACGATGTGGCGGCCATCGGCAGGGACTTTCGATTGATGTTCGACTACGTGGTGAACCACTTTTCATCCAAAAGCCGGTGGTTTGAACAGTATCTTGCCGGTGAAAAGGGCTTTGAGGAATTTGCCATCGAGGTAGACCCGGCCTCAGACCTGTCCACGGTCACCCGACCCCGTTCACTGCCGCTGTTGTCGGCATACCGCAAAAAGAACGGTGACCGGGTGCACCTGTGGACCACCTTCAGCAAAGACCAGATCGACTTCAATTTCAAGAGCCTGGACGTGCTAGAAAAAATGGTTGACGTCCTTCTTTTTTATGTGGCCAAGGGGGCCTCTATTCTGAGACTGGATGCCATCGCCTACCTGTGGAAGGAGATCGGGACCCCTTCGATCCATCTTCCCCAAACCCATGCCGTGGTGAAACTGTTTCGCTGTATACTGGACATGACGGCTCCGGATGTCGTTCTCCTGACGGAAACCAACGTACCCCATGAGGAAAACATCCGGTATTTCGGGAAATGCGGTGACGAGGCTCAGATGGTTTACAATTTCACCCTGCCTCCCCTGTTGCTGCACGCGTTTTCCGTAGGAGACGTATCCCGCCTGGCGGCGTGGGCGCAAACGCTGTACCTGGAGGAGGGCAACACCACCTTCTTTAATTTTACGGCTTCCCATGACGGCATCGGCGTGCGGCCCCTGGAAGGGATTCTGACGCAAGACGAGATCGACCGGCTGGTCGCGCTGGTAAAAGCCCACGGCGGGCTGGTTTCACACAAGCAGAACCCCGACGGCACCGAAAGTCCCTATGAACTGAACATCACTTACGTGGATGCTATTCTGGCGGGGGAGCGGCGCTTGGCGGCGCAGAAATTTCTAGCTTCGCAGGCCATCCAATACGTCTTGCCGGGCGTGCCGGCCACTTACATTCACAGCCTCTTAGGATCGCGCAACTGGCTGGAAGGCGTCAGGAAAACGGGAATGCCCCGGACAATCAACAGGGAAAAACTGGACATGCGCGAGATTGCCGCCGAATTGAGCGATACCGACGCGTTGCGGGCCAAGATATTTTCCGGGTACGTGCGCCTCATACGAACGCGCCGCGGGCAACCCGCTTTTCATCCCAAGGCGGCATTCGAAGTGATCGATGCCGGGCCGCATGTGTTTGCCATCAAGCGTTTTTGCAGGGAGCAGGAGATCGTTGCCTTGACCAATATAACCCGCCGGACGCTGCATATTCCCTTGAGACAAATCAGCGTGCAACGTTCTTCCGTGGATCTTTTGACAGGAAAGAAGCATACAGACGGCGAACTCCGGTTGAGCCCGTACCAGTATGTGTGGCTCACCAATGCATGA
- a CDS encoding NUDIX hydrolase, giving the protein MIHDLSPAKIKYCPVCGLKVSREVPEDDDRLRHVCHNCGHIQYQNPKMVVGCIPEWQDRILFCRRDIEPQLGKWTLPAGFMENGETAADGAARETWEETRTTVRIIAPYRVYDLPWVNQVYMMFRARMLAPEFRKTRESSEVRLLDEEEVPWDDIAFPVIRTTLKSYFEDRKAGRFEFLNLELEEERFQS; this is encoded by the coding sequence ATGATACATGATCTATCTCCTGCAAAAATAAAATACTGCCCCGTGTGCGGCTTGAAAGTCAGCCGTGAAGTACCGGAAGATGACGACCGTCTCAGGCATGTGTGCCACAACTGCGGTCATATCCAGTATCAAAACCCCAAAATGGTGGTTGGCTGCATACCGGAATGGCAAGACCGCATCCTATTCTGCAGACGGGACATCGAGCCTCAACTGGGAAAGTGGACCCTGCCGGCGGGCTTCATGGAAAACGGCGAAACCGCCGCCGATGGGGCCGCGCGCGAAACCTGGGAGGAAACCCGGACAACGGTGCGCATCATCGCCCCCTACAGGGTATATGACCTGCCGTGGGTCAACCAGGTGTACATGATGTTCCGCGCCCGCATGTTAGCGCCCGAGTTCCGGAAAACCCGGGAAAGTTCCGAAGTCAGATTGTTGGACGAAGAAGAGGTGCCATGGGACGACATCGCCTTTCCCGTCATCCGCACCACCCTGAAAAGCTATTTCGAAGACAGGAAGGCGGGGCGTTTCGAGTTTCTGAACCTGGAACTCGAGGAAGAGCGCTTCCAGAGCTGA
- a CDS encoding GntR family transcriptional regulator codes for MEFKKKDAIYLQIADLMCERILRGTWPENERIPSVRELAVDMEVNPNTVMRTYTYLQEHAIIFNKRGIGYFVAADGRQATRRLLKCNFVRSELPRVFNTLELLDLDFDELYALYREYREANT; via the coding sequence ATGGAATTTAAAAAAAAAGACGCCATCTATCTTCAAATAGCCGATCTGATGTGCGAACGCATCCTGCGCGGCACCTGGCCCGAAAACGAACGCATTCCTTCGGTGCGTGAGTTGGCCGTGGACATGGAAGTGAACCCCAACACGGTTATGCGGACCTACACCTACCTGCAGGAGCATGCAATCATCTTCAACAAGCGCGGCATCGGGTATTTCGTAGCCGCAGACGGCAGGCAGGCGACTCGCCGCCTGTTGAAGTGCAATTTCGTGCGTAGCGAGTTGCCTCGTGTTTTCAACACGCTCGAGCTGCTCGATTTGGATTTCGATGAATTGTACGCCCTTTACAGGGAGTATCGGGAGGCAAACACATGA
- a CDS encoding DUF2807 domain-containing protein, producing the protein MKTSNKILWGAFAGILATAVIFLVALRSFLDQPVDIGGNVSGSTAVGSREITLSGFVAINLQGNWQAELSRGDTTKIRVEGPEDLLATLSVKMQGESLTLRSIERRGEKHKLVLTVTMPELHGVQTKGVADLTIKHFETDRLSIRTEGVSNVRGYDSRVGTLDLKGRGVSRMRLVKVPAGDASLDFKGVFNVGLFMDGGELTGSLKGVGEVRYRGKTGRISIRQEGPCKITREPEDNHV; encoded by the coding sequence ATGAAAACAAGCAACAAGATACTGTGGGGGGCATTCGCCGGAATTTTGGCCACCGCCGTTATATTTCTCGTCGCGCTGCGGTCATTCCTGGACCAACCCGTCGATATCGGCGGGAATGTCTCCGGCAGCACCGCCGTGGGTTCGCGGGAAATTACCCTGTCGGGATTCGTGGCCATCAATCTCCAGGGAAACTGGCAGGCGGAACTGTCCCGGGGAGACACGACGAAAATTCGGGTGGAAGGGCCCGAAGATCTGCTCGCAACGCTTTCCGTAAAGATGCAGGGTGAATCGCTGACCTTGCGCTCAATAGAGCGACGTGGGGAAAAACACAAACTGGTTCTCACCGTCACCATGCCTGAACTACACGGAGTGCAAACCAAAGGGGTCGCCGACCTGACCATCAAGCACTTCGAAACGGACCGCTTGTCCATCCGCACGGAAGGTGTGTCGAACGTCCGCGGTTATGACAGCCGCGTCGGCACCCTCGACCTCAAAGGAAGGGGGGTGTCCCGCATGAGACTTGTAAAGGTTCCTGCGGGTGACGCCTCGTTGGACTTCAAGGGCGTTTTCAACGTCGGTCTTTTCATGGACGGCGGCGAACTTACGGGCAGTCTCAAGGGCGTCGGCGAGGTGCGTTACCGCGGCAAGACCGGCCGCATTTCCATACGACAGGAGGGGCCCTGCAAAATAACCCGCGAGCCGGAGGACAACCACGTATAA